From a region of the Mercurialis annua linkage group LG1-X, ddMerAnnu1.2, whole genome shotgun sequence genome:
- the LOC126665736 gene encoding FCS-Like Zinc finger 10-like — MLRKRTRSFQKDQQMGPLTKSDSGSGSESYNTNSFFNVPGLYVGLSPKGMSDCDSVRSPTSPLDFRLSSNLANPSYRSLRLSQYGHQKSWDCSKVGLSIVNSLDGDGDSNMKASGDAMNSSDSKNILFGQKVRNKTPNFQVNANSFEAPKSLPRNFAIFPHAKSSSCQEGSSDVIFEIGEALPEGERFGKVRSCSLDACKSFSNLSHLANRNSNVGRGESLLNTVANNRVTSPLQFSGGSPNSNNSFHIDLNLPPAGSANGFVDSLSASEIELSEDYTCVVSHGPNPKKTHIYGDCVLKDFSNGGKEAAMPQAITSSKIHSSFASNDFLNLCYYCNKKLDGGKDIYIYRGDKAFCSLNCRAQEIMIDEALEKANNKSSSEPLKSDDDKELYESGIFDAP, encoded by the exons ATGTTGAGGAAAAGAACCAGATCCTTCCAGAAAGATCAACAAATGGGTCCTTTAACAAAGTCTGATTCTGGTTCTGGTTCTGAGTCCTATAACACCAACTCCTTTTTCAATGTCCCTGGTCTTTATGTTGGTTTAAGTCCTAAGGGTATGTCTGATTGTGATTCTGTTAGAAGCCCAACTTCTCCTCTTGATTTTAGGTTGTCCTCCAATTTGGCAAATCCTTCCTATAGGTCCTTGAGGTTGTCCCAATATGGGCACCAGAAGAGCTGGGATTGTAGTAAAGTAGGCTTAAGTATTGTTAATTCTCTTGATGGTGATGGTGATTCTAATATGAAAGCATCTGGGGATGCTATGAACTCATCAGATAGCAAGAACATTCTTTTTGGCCAGAAAGTTAGGAATAAAACCCCAAACTTTCAAGTCAATGCTAATTCTTTCGAGGCACCGAAATCTCTGCCCAGAAATTTTGCGATTTTCCCTCATGCCAAGTCCTCCTCTTGTCAAGAGGGCAGCTccgatgttatttttgagatCGGAGAAGCCCTACCTGAAGGTGAGCGCTTCGGAAAAGTTCGGTCTTGTTCACTAGACGCCTGCAAGTCATTTTCGAACTTGTCCCATTTGGCTAATCGGAATTCTAATGTTGGTCGTGGAGAATCCCTGCTGAATACTGTAGCTAATAACCGAGTTACTTCTCCTCTTCAATTTTCGGGAGGAAGCCCGAATTCAAATAACTCTTTTCATATCGATTTGAACTTACCACCTGCTGGCTCTGCTAATGGATTTGTTGATTCTCTATCTGCCAGCGAAATTGAGCTCTCTGAGGATTATACATGTGTAGTTTCACATGGTCCTAACCCCAAAAAGACTCATATTTATGGTGATTGCGTTTTGAAAGACTTCTCTAATGGAGGAAAGGAGGCTGCAATGCCTCAAGCTATTACTAGCTCTAAGATTCATAGTTCATTCGCATCAAATGATTTTTTGAACCTCTGCTATTACTGCAACAAGAAATTGGATGGCGGAAAAGACATTTACATTTACAG AGGTGATAAAGCCTTCTGCAGTTTAAATTGTCGTGCACAGGAGATTATGATCGACGAGGCATTGGAGAAAGCAAACAATAAGTCATCCAGTGAACCTCTCAAGTCCGACGATGACAAGGAACTCTACGAGAGTGGCATTTTTGACGCCCCATAG
- the LOC126665282 gene encoding uncharacterized protein LOC126665282 gives MANPTEVIDAQAVSSSTESDSQLSSLLYDMSQQVQMSMANMLKMIAEIDQSSAGITEEIGKCKDSAFEKKKDLEEEKEKFQKAAYAVLDMLNNRC, from the exons ATGGCGAATCCAACAGAAGTTATCGATGCTCAAGCTGTTTCCTCTTCTACAGAATCTGACTCTCAACTCTCTTCTCTTCTTTACG ATATGTCGCAGCAGGTCCAGATGTCAATGGCTAACATGCTTAAGATGATAGC TGAAATTGATCAAAGCTCTGCTGGAATTACGGAAGAAATCGGAAAATGTAAAGATTCTGCATTCGAGAAGAAGAAGGATTTGGAGGAAGAGAAGGAAAAGTTTCAGAAAGCTGCTTATGCTGTATTAGATATGCTTAATAACAGATGCTAA